The Vicinamibacterales bacterium nucleotide sequence TAAACGCTCATCAGCCGATCAGCTCGCCCGCGAAGTACCAGCCACCCGGTTGAAATGACGACTCACGCGCTCGACACTCTCTGGCGATCGCGTTGATTTGCTTCTTCTGCTCCTGCACCCGCATGTCGGCTTCGAACGGGAGATCAATTCCGTAGCGAACGACGAGTTCCTCGTACGCCAGCGAGCGAATCTGACGCCTGAAGAGCGGCGAGACGAGTGTGTCGACCAACGTTCCCAATGAAAATGGCTTACCCAGGCGATATCGCTGGCCCGCAACGAACTCGGATGCGTGCGCTTCAATCCAAGCACGCCACTCATCAGGGTTGCGGGACGCTCGATTGACGCTGATCCCGAACGGCCGGCCATCAGGATGTTTCGGCCCTTCGCCGGTCTGTCGCATCACCTCACGTTCATCGTCGAAGAGCTCGTCTTCCGCAAGGGTTTCCGGAATGAACGCATCCTCACGGAGGTCCGCACCGGTGATGAGCTGGAGCGCCGTCGACGCCGCTCTCGCCACGTCCTCGTCCGCGAGTTTGTCGATCAGCAGACGCACAGCGCTGAGATCGCCGAGGACGCCCAAGGCGATGACTGCTTCGCATCCAAGGGCGTGCTTCAA carries:
- a CDS encoding HEAT repeat domain-containing protein, producing the protein YDKLTPLVAHYVGYRRVDSGAALEDLISGPPPTNGLAELLWACGRVGTDAAVSRVAGYVDHQDAAVRANAVMALMRRGDPEAAALCSARASSGDAAMCLPLAVSGGRSDSLALQRSLLKHALGCEAVIALGVLGDLSAVRLLIDKLADEDVARAASTALQLITGADLREDAFIPETLAEDELFDDEREVMRQTGEGPKHPDGRPFGISVNRASRNPDEWRAWIEAHASEFVAGQRYRLGKPFSLGTLVDTLVSPLFRRQIRSLAYEELVVRYGIDLPFEADMRVQEQKKQINAIARECRARESSFQPGGWYFAGELIG